A portion of the Luxibacter massiliensis genome contains these proteins:
- a CDS encoding CYTH domain-containing protein translates to MEIERKYLIEKTNLPKGYTAFPCRHIEQGYLCTDPVIRIRRDNEDYMLTYKSKGLMIREEYNLSLDLSSYEHLKPKADGKFIIKDRYMLPLKCGLTVELDIFQGDLAPLILAEVEFPDEETAEHFQPPSWFGEDVTFSSQYHNSTLSSL, encoded by the coding sequence ATGGAAATTGAACGCAAGTATCTGATAGAAAAAACAAATCTTCCTAAGGGTTATACAGCTTTTCCCTGCAGGCATATTGAACAGGGTTATCTCTGTACCGACCCAGTTATCAGAATCCGGCGTGACAATGAAGATTATATGCTGACATATAAATCAAAAGGACTGATGATCCGGGAGGAGTATAACCTCAGCCTGGATCTCTCATCATACGAGCACTTAAAGCCTAAGGCAGATGGGAAGTTTATCATAAAAGACAGATATATGCTTCCTCTCAAATGCGGACTGACGGTTGAGCTTGATATTTTTCAGGGAGACCTTGCACCACTGATACTGGCAGAAGTAGAATTCCCGGATGAGGAGACCGCTGAACATTTCCAGCCTCCTTCCTGGTTTGGTGAAGACGTCACTTTTTCCTCCCAGTACCACAACAGTACGCTCAGCTCCCTATAA